The Pirellulales bacterium genome window below encodes:
- the wecB gene encoding UDP-N-acetylglucosamine 2-epimerase (non-hydrolyzing) has protein sequence MPLRPLIVFGTRPEAVKMAPLVSACRQRPDDLDALVCVTGQHREMLDQVTEYFGIDAEIDLGLMRPNQSPADFAGRALTALDGVLAQHQPDCVVAQGDTTTTAAAALAAFYRRIPLIHVEAGLRTGNVRSPWPEEMNRRLATLAAALHCAPTERARQNLLAEHVPDDSIVVTGNTVVDALLDTVQRERSRSHFWQEKHDYLGDRRMVLITGHRRENVGEGLDHICRAILMLAAELPDVEFVFPIHLNPQVHGPVYRMLRRHADENLHLLDPVAYPEFVWLMDRSSLIITDSGGIQEEAPSLGKHVLVTRATTERQELIETGLAEMVGADVRRIVERAGVLLADERSFAMPPKLVNPYGDGHAAERIVDEMLRRFVAADAGLRLRIAA, from the coding sequence ATGCCGCTTCGCCCGCTGATCGTCTTTGGTACCCGGCCCGAAGCCGTCAAAATGGCCCCGCTGGTCTCGGCCTGCCGGCAGCGGCCCGACGACCTCGATGCTCTCGTTTGCGTCACCGGCCAGCACCGTGAGATGCTCGACCAGGTGACCGAATACTTCGGCATCGATGCCGAGATCGATCTGGGCCTGATGCGGCCGAATCAGTCGCCGGCCGACTTTGCCGGCCGTGCGCTGACGGCGCTCGACGGCGTGCTGGCGCAGCACCAACCCGATTGCGTCGTCGCTCAAGGCGACACGACGACCACCGCCGCGGCCGCCCTGGCCGCGTTCTACCGACGAATTCCCTTGATCCACGTCGAGGCCGGGCTGCGCACCGGCAACGTGCGATCGCCCTGGCCGGAAGAGATGAATCGGCGCCTGGCGACGCTGGCCGCGGCCCTACACTGCGCCCCCACCGAGCGTGCCCGTCAAAACCTGTTGGCGGAACACGTGCCCGACGACTCGATCGTGGTCACGGGCAACACGGTGGTCGACGCCCTGCTCGACACCGTCCAACGCGAGCGCAGCCGAAGCCACTTTTGGCAGGAAAAGCACGACTACTTGGGCGACCGCCGCATGGTGCTCATCACCGGGCACCGCCGCGAAAACGTCGGCGAAGGGCTGGATCATATTTGTCGGGCCATCTTGATGTTGGCGGCGGAGTTGCCGGACGTGGAGTTCGTGTTTCCGATCCATCTCAATCCGCAGGTCCACGGTCCGGTCTATCGCATGCTTCGCCGGCACGCTGACGAAAATCTTCACCTGCTCGATCCGGTGGCCTATCCGGAGTTTGTCTGGCTGATGGACCGATCGTCGCTGATCATCACCGATTCGGGCGGCATTCAGGAAGAGGCCCCTTCGCTCGGAAAGCACGTGCTGGTGACCCGCGCCACGACCGAGCGACAGGAACTCATCGAAACCGGCCTGGCCGAGATGGTGGGCGCCGACGTGCGTCGCATCGTGGAACGCGCGGGCGTATTGCTGGCTGACGAACGGAGCTTTGCCATGCCGCCGAAACTGGTCAATCCCTATGGCGACGGCCATGCGGCGGAACGGATCGTCGACGAGATGCTCCGGCGTTTCGTGGCCGCCGACGCGGGCCTGCGGCTGCGGATTGCGGCATAG
- a CDS encoding glycosyltransferase: MSRVLYLAPVEWASLRQRPQQLALRLARHFDVRYVEPVGLRSMRPADLGRIWRHATADGRASAPLPLVRPRYVPFIGHRLLDWANRRWLWRQMANQFDFDGGPWILWLSTPSLLAETLLEHTAPSLVVYDCMDRYAEFHRGRARQRIERAEAAIVGRADLVFASSRGLAERLDRWHEATLVPNGVETCEFAVTRRTMPDWRKRIRGPVVGFYGTIGDWLDFDLLAELARRRPDWSFVFAGPQASRDFGRLQRLANVHHLGVIPYDALPEQAAWFDVGLVPFRLNALTRYVHPIKALEYLALGLPIVSSALPDLAELANVVRFAATADEWLAAIAEALTAEARSTQAVTVRRQAAAAHDWDSRAAIIVGRLMERLPADQRSADEPTGNSLGKGRLPIANCELQIAN, encoded by the coding sequence ATGTCCCGCGTACTCTATCTTGCGCCCGTCGAATGGGCCTCCCTTCGCCAACGTCCGCAGCAGCTTGCCCTGCGGCTGGCAAGGCACTTCGACGTGCGTTACGTCGAACCGGTCGGCCTGCGCTCGATGCGGCCGGCCGATTTGGGGCGAATCTGGCGGCACGCCACGGCAGACGGCCGGGCATCCGCCCCGCTGCCGCTCGTTCGGCCGCGTTACGTCCCTTTCATCGGCCATCGACTGCTCGACTGGGCAAATCGCCGCTGGCTCTGGCGGCAGATGGCGAACCAGTTCGATTTCGACGGCGGGCCTTGGATTCTGTGGCTGAGCACGCCCAGCCTGTTGGCTGAGACTTTGCTGGAGCATACCGCGCCGAGCTTGGTGGTGTACGACTGCATGGACCGCTACGCGGAGTTTCACCGCGGCCGGGCGCGACAACGGATCGAGCGGGCAGAAGCGGCCATCGTGGGCCGGGCCGACCTTGTCTTTGCCAGCTCGCGTGGCTTGGCAGAGCGGTTGGACCGTTGGCATGAGGCGACGCTTGTTCCTAACGGGGTCGAAACTTGCGAGTTTGCCGTCACCCGCCGGACAATGCCGGACTGGAGAAAGCGGATCCGTGGCCCCGTCGTCGGTTTTTACGGCACCATCGGCGATTGGCTCGACTTCGACCTGCTGGCCGAGCTGGCCCGTCGCCGCCCGGACTGGTCGTTCGTGTTTGCCGGCCCGCAGGCGAGCCGCGACTTCGGCCGACTGCAAAGATTGGCCAACGTACATCACCTGGGCGTCATCCCCTACGACGCGCTGCCGGAACAGGCAGCCTGGTTCGATGTGGGGCTGGTACCGTTCCGTCTCAACGCGCTCACCCGTTACGTTCATCCGATCAAGGCGCTGGAATACCTGGCCCTCGGCCTGCCGATCGTTTCGTCGGCGCTGCCGGACCTGGCGGAGTTGGCGAACGTCGTCCGTTTTGCCGCGACGGCGGACGAGTGGTTGGCGGCAATTGCGGAGGCGCTGACGGCGGAGGCACGTTCGACTCAAGCGGTGACCGTCCGCAGGCAAGCGGCGGCGGCGCACGACTGGGATAGCCGCGCGGCGATCATTGTGGGGCGATTGATGGAGCGGCTACCGGCGGACCAGAGGTCGGCGGATGAGCCAACGGGGAATTCGCTGGGTAAGGGAAGATTGCCAATTGCGAATTGCGAATTGCAAATTGCAAATTGA
- a CDS encoding glycosyltransferase, with translation MDRVPADLDVGVIYSGERHFLVPLLETMRYVTGDLRVRLIVVDNASRDGAASCLAWPGTATVVYNARRLGYAANLNRILAAATARYVLLMNTDMEFDPAEACLSKMVRFMDAHPLCGVSICRLYHLDGSYAWPARRFQTLPMIAARRLGLERVFQSALDDYLYRRHDPCATFTCDWVSGCFLLVRREALLDVGRFDERFVKYFEDVDFCARMARSGWQVMHHGGTWCFHHEQRASRRWFSLDALRHLVAYLRWRFGLNPNDQIA, from the coding sequence GTGGATCGTGTCCCAGCCGACCTCGACGTGGGAGTGATCTACAGCGGAGAGCGGCATTTTCTCGTTCCGCTGCTGGAAACCATGCGCTATGTTACCGGCGATTTGCGTGTACGGCTGATTGTGGTCGATAACGCGTCGCGCGACGGCGCGGCGAGCTGCCTGGCCTGGCCCGGCACGGCGACGGTCGTCTACAACGCGCGGCGGCTCGGTTACGCCGCGAACCTCAACCGGATTCTCGCCGCCGCCACCGCCCGATACGTGCTGCTGATGAACACGGATATGGAGTTCGATCCGGCCGAAGCGTGCTTGAGCAAAATGGTGCGGTTCATGGACGCCCACCCGCTGTGCGGCGTGAGCATCTGCCGTCTCTATCATCTCGACGGCAGCTACGCCTGGCCCGCCCGCCGTTTTCAGACGCTGCCGATGATCGCCGCTCGCCGGCTGGGGCTGGAACGCGTTTTTCAATCGGCGTTGGACGACTATCTTTATCGGCGCCATGATCCGTGCGCCACCTTCACCTGCGACTGGGTGTCGGGCTGTTTTTTGCTCGTGCGGCGCGAGGCGCTGCTGGACGTCGGGCGGTTTGACGAGCGGTTCGTGAAATACTTCGAGGACGTCGATTTTTGTGCGCGCATGGCCCGATCGGGCTGGCAAGTCATGCACCACGGCGGCACCTGGTGCTTTCACCACGAGCAGCGCGCCAGCCGGCGATGGTTCTCGCTCGATGCCCTGCGGCACCTCGTTGCCTATTTGCGGTGGCGTTTTGGCCTTAACCCAAACGACCAAATCGCCTAA
- a CDS encoding NAD-dependent epimerase/dehydratase, translating into MPHRILVTGGAGYLGSVLVPALLEQGHTVTVLDCFLFNQNSLLECCANRRFSVIRGDCREASVVRRGLSDADIIIPLAAIVGAPACSADATAARSTNLDAVKLLLTLRSTQQRVIYPTTNSGYGIGEKGKFCTEETPLRPISLYGTTKVEAERAVLDAGNSITFRLATVFGMSPRMRIDLLVNDFVYRAINDRTVVVFEGHAKRNYIHVRDVARAFLHAIDQFPVMQGQPYNVGLSDANLSKIELCERIKEHLPQFVYLEAPVGEDPDKRDYIVSNQKIERAGFKPAHSIDDGIRELIKGYTVLKNGRYSNVG; encoded by the coding sequence ATGCCCCACAGAATTCTCGTGACCGGCGGCGCCGGTTATCTCGGCTCGGTGCTGGTTCCCGCCCTGCTCGAACAGGGCCACACCGTCACCGTGCTCGATTGCTTCCTGTTCAACCAGAACAGCCTGCTGGAATGCTGCGCCAATCGGCGCTTCTCGGTCATTCGCGGCGATTGCCGTGAAGCCAGCGTGGTCCGGCGAGGTCTCTCCGACGCCGACATCATTATCCCTCTGGCCGCTATCGTCGGCGCTCCCGCGTGTTCCGCCGACGCCACGGCCGCCCGTTCGACCAATCTCGACGCCGTCAAGCTGCTGCTGACTTTGCGGTCGACCCAGCAGCGCGTCATCTATCCCACCACGAACAGCGGCTACGGCATCGGCGAAAAGGGAAAGTTTTGCACGGAAGAAACGCCGCTGCGGCCCATTTCGCTGTACGGCACAACCAAAGTCGAAGCCGAGCGGGCCGTGCTCGACGCCGGCAATTCCATCACCTTCCGTCTGGCCACCGTCTTCGGCATGTCGCCGCGGATGCGGATCGATCTTTTGGTGAACGATTTCGTCTACCGGGCGATCAACGACCGCACGGTGGTGGTCTTCGAAGGGCACGCCAAGCGGAACTACATCCATGTGCGCGACGTCGCCCGTGCGTTTCTGCACGCCATCGACCAATTTCCCGTCATGCAGGGCCAGCCCTACAACGTGGGACTGAGCGACGCCAACCTGTCGAAGATCGAGCTTTGCGAGCGGATCAAGGAGCACCTGCCGCAGTTCGTCTATCTCGAAGCGCCCGTCGGCGAAGACCCCGACAAACGCGATTACATCGTCTCGAACCAGAAGATCGAGCGTGCCGGGTTCAAGCCGGCCCACTCGATCGACGACGGCATTCGCGAGCTGATCAAGGGTTACACGGTTTTGAAGAACGGCCGCTACAGCAACGTGGGGTAG
- a CDS encoding thiamine pyrophosphate-dependent dehydrogenase E1 component subunit alpha translates to MIERFYRALYRIRRVEEEIARVYPLDKVKSPVHLSIGQEGISVAVCEAIEASDVVFGTYRGHALYLAKGGDLRQMMAELYGKATGCAQGKGGSMHLIDTDAGVMGTSAVVGTGIANAVGYAYAMKYRRSDAIVACFFGDGATEEGVFHESLNFAALKRLPILFVCENNSYAIHTHQLRRQAQANIAERVRSYGIATQRIDDGDVVKLHKCVKQAVDELRTGESGPHFFECKTYRWREHVGPGDDWHLGYRLPREAQTWFENDSLRQLAPQLDDRRRHEIEAEVECEIEVALAFAELSPEPKAESLYGDMAGAGVVIGRVKKGMGNKAHVTAAPRELRPLAA, encoded by the coding sequence ATGATCGAGCGGTTTTATCGCGCTCTGTACCGCATCCGCCGGGTGGAAGAGGAGATCGCGCGGGTCTATCCGCTCGATAAGGTCAAAAGCCCGGTCCACTTGTCGATCGGCCAGGAGGGCATCTCGGTCGCCGTCTGCGAGGCGATCGAGGCCAGCGACGTGGTGTTCGGCACCTATCGCGGGCATGCCCTCTATCTGGCCAAGGGCGGCGACCTGCGGCAGATGATGGCCGAGCTGTACGGCAAAGCCACGGGCTGCGCGCAAGGCAAAGGCGGCTCGATGCACCTGATCGATACCGACGCCGGCGTGATGGGCACCTCGGCCGTCGTGGGCACCGGCATCGCCAACGCCGTCGGCTATGCCTACGCCATGAAGTATCGCCGCAGCGATGCGATCGTGGCCTGTTTCTTCGGCGACGGCGCCACAGAAGAAGGCGTCTTTCACGAGAGCCTCAATTTCGCCGCCCTAAAACGTCTGCCGATTCTTTTCGTTTGCGAAAACAACTCCTACGCCATCCACACTCACCAGCTCCGCCGGCAGGCCCAGGCCAACATCGCCGAACGTGTACGCAGCTACGGCATTGCCACGCAACGCATCGACGACGGCGACGTCGTCAAGCTGCACAAGTGCGTCAAGCAAGCCGTCGATGAGCTCCGCACGGGCGAGAGCGGGCCGCATTTCTTCGAGTGCAAGACGTACCGTTGGCGGGAGCACGTCGGGCCGGGCGACGACTGGCATCTCGGTTATCGTCTGCCGCGCGAAGCCCAGACGTGGTTCGAAAACGATTCGTTGCGGCAGCTCGCGCCGCAGCTCGACGACCGCCGCCGGCACGAGATCGAGGCCGAAGTCGAGTGCGAAATCGAAGTCGCCCTGGCCTTTGCCGAGCTGAGCCCGGAGCCGAAGGCGGAGAGTTTGTATGGCGATATGGCGGGAGCGGGAGTGGTGATTGGTCGTGTGAAGAAGGGTATGGGAAACAAGGCACACGTAACAGCGGCACCAAGAGAACTACGGCCGTTGGCCGCGTAG
- a CDS encoding transketolase C-terminal domain-containing protein has product MRKTSIQPRKKNQRRVTTGQAHGTVDPVPCSLFPVPSTRQLSYVDAVREATDQEMDRDPAVILFGLDVDDPKAIQGTTRGLAAKFGPERVFGTPLSEDGMTGAAVGMALAGLRPIHVHIRMDFLMLAMNQLINVAAKSRSMYGGRVSVPLVVRSMIGKSWGQGAQHSQGLYSFFMHVPGLKVVAPSTPYDAKGTLLAAIRDDDPVVYVEHRLLHFQQGPVPEMPYTVPPGKARITAAGDDVTLVGISWMQIECLRAERYLRAAGVSAEVIDPVWLAPLDIETIVESVDKTGRLCVVDNGWTTCGAGAEIVSQVVERLQGKRSIAVHRIGFAPVTCPTAPSLEAEFYPDARTIAGAVYGLVRGEVWMPDQRDDLQDIAFKGPF; this is encoded by the coding sequence ATGCGAAAAACATCGATTCAGCCCCGCAAGAAGAACCAACGGCGCGTGACGACTGGGCAAGCGCATGGCACGGTGGATCCTGTTCCCTGTTCCCTGTTCCCTGTTCCCTCCACTCGCCAGCTCTCCTATGTCGACGCCGTTCGCGAAGCGACCGATCAGGAGATGGACCGCGATCCGGCGGTGATCTTGTTCGGCCTCGACGTCGACGATCCCAAAGCGATTCAAGGCACCACGCGGGGTCTGGCCGCCAAGTTTGGCCCCGAGCGGGTCTTCGGCACGCCTTTGTCTGAAGACGGCATGACCGGCGCGGCGGTGGGCATGGCCCTGGCCGGCCTGCGCCCGATTCATGTCCATATCCGCATGGACTTCCTGATGCTGGCCATGAACCAGTTGATCAATGTGGCGGCCAAGAGCCGTTCCATGTACGGCGGCCGCGTGTCGGTGCCGTTGGTGGTGCGGTCGATGATCGGCAAGAGCTGGGGACAAGGGGCGCAGCACTCGCAAGGGCTTTACTCGTTCTTCATGCACGTGCCGGGCTTGAAGGTCGTCGCGCCCTCGACGCCTTACGACGCCAAGGGCACGCTGCTGGCCGCCATCCGCGACGACGACCCCGTGGTGTACGTCGAACACCGCCTGTTGCACTTTCAGCAAGGCCCCGTGCCGGAGATGCCGTACACGGTGCCGCCCGGCAAAGCCCGGATCACCGCGGCCGGCGACGACGTGACGCTGGTGGGTATTTCGTGGATGCAGATCGAATGCCTGCGGGCCGAGCGTTACCTGCGCGCCGCCGGCGTTTCGGCCGAGGTCATCGATCCGGTCTGGCTGGCGCCGCTCGACATCGAGACGATCGTCGAGTCGGTCGACAAAACCGGGCGGCTGTGCGTGGTCGATAACGGCTGGACCACGTGCGGCGCCGGTGCCGAGATTGTGTCGCAGGTGGTCGAGCGACTGCAAGGCAAACGCTCGATCGCGGTGCATCGCATCGGTTTCGCGCCGGTCACTTGCCCGACCGCTCCCAGCTTGGAGGCCGAGTTCTATCCCGACGCGCGCACGATTGCCGGGGCCGTATATGGACTGGTGCGCGGCGAGGTATGGATGCCCGACCAGCGAGACGACCTGCAGGACATCGCATTCAAAGGACCCTTTTGA
- a CDS encoding DegT/DnrJ/EryC1/StrS aminotransferase family protein, with protein MNQTAFPDRPTSPRQIALDWPLMRKNFAPSDLEAVVELLQQDDPVLTQAGHVRAFEREWSQWLGVEHSVFVNSGSSANLLTLAALRATAGPGEVIVPTLTWVSDIAAVLQNGFEPVFVDIDPRTLGMDNEQVLDKITPRTKAVFVTHVLGYNAISIRLLDDLARRRVPLIEDCCEAHGATFHGFKLGTLGLMSNFSFYYAHHLTTIEGGMISTNDERLYQVLRMLRSHGMVREATDDDLRSSYHLDYPDLNPEFIFAYPAYNVRSTEISAVIGRNQLKRLDGNIEARRENLAVFLRHLDAEKYQTDFDVAGCSSYALTLVLKRPDPLLAECVARALRSAGVEFRRGMSGGGNQLRQPYLRPYLGAEHWQAYPRVEHVHFYGFYVGNYPDLPREKIVALCDLLNGL; from the coding sequence ATGAACCAGACCGCTTTCCCCGACCGCCCGACTTCGCCACGGCAAATTGCCCTCGACTGGCCGTTGATGCGCAAGAACTTCGCGCCTTCCGATCTGGAGGCCGTCGTCGAGCTGTTGCAGCAAGACGATCCGGTGCTGACGCAGGCCGGCCACGTGCGGGCGTTCGAGCGCGAGTGGTCGCAATGGCTGGGCGTCGAACACAGCGTGTTCGTCAATTCCGGCTCGTCGGCCAACTTGCTGACGTTGGCCGCACTGCGGGCCACGGCCGGTCCCGGAGAAGTGATCGTTCCGACGCTCACCTGGGTCTCCGACATTGCGGCCGTCCTTCAAAACGGCTTCGAGCCGGTGTTCGTCGACATCGACCCGCGCACGCTGGGCATGGACAACGAGCAGGTGCTCGACAAGATCACGCCGCGCACGAAGGCCGTGTTTGTCACGCACGTGCTCGGCTATAACGCGATCTCCATTCGCTTGCTCGACGACTTGGCGCGACGGCGGGTGCCGCTCATCGAGGACTGCTGCGAGGCCCACGGCGCCACCTTCCACGGCTTCAAGCTCGGCACGTTGGGGCTGATGTCGAACTTCTCCTTTTATTACGCGCATCACTTGACGACGATCGAAGGGGGCATGATCTCGACCAATGATGAGCGGCTTTATCAGGTGCTCCGCATGTTGCGGTCGCACGGCATGGTGCGCGAAGCGACCGACGACGATCTGAGGTCGTCGTATCATCTCGATTATCCGGACTTGAATCCGGAGTTTATTTTTGCCTATCCGGCCTACAACGTTCGCAGCACCGAGATCAGCGCGGTCATCGGCCGCAACCAGCTCAAGCGGCTCGACGGCAACATCGAAGCCCGCCGCGAGAACCTGGCCGTCTTTCTTCGCCATCTCGACGCCGAGAAATATCAGACCGATTTTGACGTCGCGGGATGCTCCAGCTACGCACTGACGCTGGTCCTCAAGCGCCCCGATCCGCTTTTGGCCGAATGCGTGGCGCGGGCCCTGCGAAGTGCGGGCGTGGAGTTTCGCCGCGGGATGTCGGGCGGCGGCAATCAGCTTCGCCAGCCCTATCTGCGGCCTTATTTGGGTGCGGAACATTGGCAAGCATACCCGCGTGTCGAGCACGTTCACTTTTACGGCTTTTACGTGGGCAACTATCCCGACCTGCCGCGTGAGAAGATCGTCGCCTTGTGTGATTTGTTGAATGGTTTGTAG
- a CDS encoding radical SAM protein has protein sequence MLDLVLINPASRTQVYQSLGKRLASIENPVWAGLMAEFARWQGLSVEIIDAEALVLSAEQVAEEVASLNARLAVVVVYGHQPSASTQIMPAARRTCQAIKDLLPNQPILLAGGHVAALPQRTLEEEPADFVASGEGLWTIVDLASALKASPRPAGKRGQVRFAGTTRRALRTKRTRPLFPDLSRVRGLWYRQEDAVRSTPAAPLATDLDNQLPGIACDLLPMDRYRAHNWHCFGGHERQPYAAIYTTLGCPYHCSFCCIQAPFKAGEQAAGHKPGANSYRFWSPAHVIGLIDKLVIEHGVHNIKIADEMFVLNRRHVAAICDLIIERGYELNLWAYARVDTVHDALLDKLAQAGFRWLAFGIESASEQVRDGVDKRFDQQQIFTTLGKVRAAGIHVIGNYIFGLPDDDRDSMQATLDLALDLNCEFANFYTTMAYPGSPLYQQALALGWPLPEAWSGYSQHAVDTRPLPTAHLASDEVLAFRDAAFHTYFRGPRYRDMIRRTFGAETLEQVDDMSAHTLTRRSYAHV, from the coding sequence ATGCTCGACCTGGTCCTCATCAACCCCGCTAGCCGGACGCAAGTCTATCAGTCGCTGGGCAAGCGTCTGGCGTCCATCGAGAATCCCGTCTGGGCCGGGCTGATGGCCGAGTTCGCCCGGTGGCAGGGACTGTCGGTCGAGATCATCGACGCCGAAGCGCTTGTCCTGAGCGCCGAGCAAGTGGCCGAAGAAGTGGCCTCGCTCAACGCCCGGTTGGCGGTCGTCGTCGTGTATGGACATCAGCCGTCGGCCTCGACGCAGATCATGCCCGCCGCGCGACGCACGTGCCAGGCGATCAAAGACCTGCTGCCGAACCAGCCCATTCTGCTGGCCGGCGGACACGTGGCGGCGCTGCCGCAACGCACACTTGAAGAAGAGCCGGCCGATTTCGTGGCTTCCGGCGAAGGGCTGTGGACGATCGTTGATTTGGCGTCGGCCCTGAAAGCTTCTCCGCGGCCCGCGGGGAAAAGGGGACAGGTACGTTTTGCCGGAACGACCCGAAGGGCGCTTCGCACAAAACGTACCCGTCCCCTTTTCCCCGATCTCAGCCGCGTGCGCGGCCTGTGGTATCGGCAGGAAGATGCCGTGCGCTCGACGCCCGCCGCGCCGCTGGCCACCGATCTTGACAATCAACTTCCCGGCATCGCCTGCGACCTTTTGCCGATGGACCGGTATCGGGCACACAACTGGCACTGCTTCGGCGGTCACGAGCGGCAACCTTATGCCGCGATTTATACCACGCTCGGCTGCCCCTATCACTGTTCGTTCTGCTGCATTCAGGCGCCTTTCAAGGCGGGCGAGCAGGCCGCCGGACACAAGCCGGGCGCAAACAGCTACCGTTTCTGGTCGCCCGCGCACGTGATTGGCCTGATCGATAAGCTGGTGATCGAGCATGGCGTGCATAACATCAAGATCGCCGACGAAATGTTCGTGCTCAACCGCCGCCACGTGGCCGCCATCTGCGACCTGATTATCGAGCGCGGCTACGAGCTGAACTTGTGGGCCTACGCCCGCGTCGATACGGTCCACGACGCGCTGCTCGACAAGCTGGCGCAGGCCGGCTTTCGCTGGCTGGCCTTCGGCATCGAATCGGCCAGCGAGCAGGTGCGCGACGGAGTGGACAAGCGGTTCGACCAGCAGCAGATATTCACGACGCTCGGCAAGGTGCGCGCGGCCGGCATCCACGTGATCGGCAACTACATCTTCGGCTTGCCCGACGACGATCGCGACAGCATGCAGGCCACGCTCGATCTGGCGCTGGATCTCAATTGCGAGTTCGCCAATTTTTACACGACCATGGCTTACCCCGGTTCGCCTCTCTATCAGCAGGCGCTGGCGTTGGGCTGGCCGCTCCCCGAAGCATGGTCGGGCTATTCGCAGCACGCCGTCGATACCCGGCCCTTGCCGACCGCCCACTTGGCCTCCGACGAGGTGCTGGCCTTTCGCGACGCCGCATTCCACACGTATTTCCGCGGTCCCCGTTACCGCGACATGATTCGCCGCACGTTTGGAGCCGAGACGCTGGAGCAAGTAGACGACATGAGCGCCCATACGCTGACCAGACGGAGTTATGCCCATGTGTAG
- a CDS encoding FkbM family methyltransferase, whose translation MSLMQYVIPRQARSRLKQAVGLQQLHKRVHDVERALPTLADHLRHLEKCIAEPSDPRLLIPVPPWYDPQFCEPTVAMALRDLCRPGDVVFDVGAHAGSLSLLMSRLVGLTGSVWSFEASRRMVITCQHNLVLNGCNNVQLFHKAVFATSNEAVKIYHTDANNDTIMETWPHNETYDEVETVALDDFVEHGQVYPSLIKLDIEGAEYDALKGSERLLAGRHPMLIVEQQPPDSPCFAFLRERGYTAIDLSTYREVRTPDDYPTGAVVVNVLYIHQSQIDRSPYRPPLQGELVQRIGKDDFLTEPNGDVRLKRRFDLETGRYLVATEIVAGGPDNEVHIGVQGDRTDLLRYHGDTAWLAQSYRDWIIDLRRKKSIDLFVRFLRGSCDPGLEFKSAAIYRFPALSNLRRLDFA comes from the coding sequence ATGTCGTTGATGCAATACGTCATTCCTCGCCAGGCCCGCTCGCGCCTGAAACAAGCGGTGGGCCTGCAACAACTCCACAAACGGGTCCACGACGTCGAACGAGCGTTGCCGACGCTGGCCGATCATCTGCGGCATTTGGAAAAGTGTATTGCCGAGCCGTCCGATCCGCGGCTGCTGATTCCGGTTCCCCCTTGGTATGACCCGCAGTTCTGCGAACCGACCGTGGCGATGGCCCTGCGCGACTTGTGCCGGCCGGGCGACGTGGTGTTCGACGTCGGCGCTCACGCCGGCTCGTTGAGCTTGCTCATGTCGCGGCTCGTCGGATTGACCGGCAGCGTCTGGTCGTTCGAGGCCAGCCGGCGGATGGTCATTACCTGCCAGCACAACTTGGTGCTCAACGGTTGCAACAACGTGCAACTCTTCCACAAAGCCGTCTTTGCCACGTCGAACGAGGCGGTAAAAATCTATCACACCGACGCCAACAACGACACGATCATGGAGACATGGCCGCACAACGAGACCTACGACGAAGTGGAAACCGTCGCACTGGACGACTTCGTCGAGCACGGCCAGGTTTATCCGTCGCTGATCAAGCTCGACATCGAAGGCGCGGAATACGACGCGTTGAAAGGCTCGGAACGGTTGCTCGCCGGCCGCCATCCCATGCTGATCGTCGAGCAGCAGCCGCCCGACAGCCCCTGCTTCGCCTTCCTGCGCGAACGAGGCTATACGGCCATCGACCTCTCGACCTACCGCGAGGTACGCACGCCCGACGACTATCCGACGGGGGCGGTCGTGGTCAACGTGCTCTATATCCACCAATCGCAGATCGACCGCTCGCCGTATCGTCCGCCGTTGCAAGGCGAGCTGGTTCAGCGGATCGGCAAGGACGATTTTTTAACCGAGCCAAACGGCGATGTGCGGCTGAAGCGACGCTTCGATCTGGAGACGGGCAGGTATCTCGTCGCCACCGAGATCGTGGCCGGCGGCCCGGACAACGAAGTTCATATAGGGGTCCAAGGCGATCGGACCGATCTTTTGCGCTATCATGGCGACACGGCCTGGCTTGCGCAGAGCTATCGCGATTGGATCATCGACCTCCGCCGGAAGAAGTCGATCGACTTGTTCGTGCGGTTCTTGCGGGGATCTTGCGATCCCGGCCTGGAGTTCAAGTCGGCGGCGATTTATCGCTTTCCGGCACTTTCCAACCTCCGCCGCCTCGATTTCGCTTGA